In the Myxococcota bacterium genome, one interval contains:
- the mraZ gene encoding division/cell wall cluster transcriptional repressor MraZ: MFRGRHVHTIDSKNRMSLPATFRQELERRSDRPPILTNAHQCLDLYPYEDWQAFEESIVGIATVDPEAQDYARMLVSGATECPVDKQGRILVPPHLREYAGLDREVTVAGVGPKIELWDSARFDASLIQTQARFVDMAKSVAGKLGS, translated from the coding sequence ATGTTCCGAGGCCGCCACGTGCATACGATCGATTCCAAGAACCGCATGAGCCTGCCGGCCACGTTCCGGCAGGAGCTCGAGCGGCGCAGCGATCGTCCGCCGATCCTGACCAACGCGCACCAGTGCCTCGACCTCTATCCCTACGAGGACTGGCAGGCCTTCGAAGAGAGCATCGTGGGCATCGCCACCGTCGATCCGGAAGCGCAGGACTACGCCCGGATGCTGGTCTCGGGAGCCACGGAATGTCCGGTGGACAAGCAAGGTCGAATCCTCGTGCCGCCGCATCTGCGGGAGTACGCGGGCCTCGATCGCGAAGTCACCGTAGCCGGAGTCGGACCCAAGATCGAGCTGTGGGACAGCGCTCGGTTCGACGCCAGTCTGATTCAAACCCAGGCCCGCTTCGTGGACATGGCGAAGTCCGTGGCGGGAAAGCTG